The following are encoded in a window of Rosa chinensis cultivar Old Blush chromosome 4, RchiOBHm-V2, whole genome shotgun sequence genomic DNA:
- the LOC112198503 gene encoding DNA-directed RNA polymerases II, IV and V subunit 9A, which produces MSTMKFCRECNNILYPKEDKDQKILLYACRNCDHQEVADNNCVYRNEIHHSVGERTQILQDVAADPTLPRTKAVRCAQCKHGEAVFFQATARGEEGMTLFFVCCNPNCGYRWRD; this is translated from the exons ATGAGTACCATGAAGTTTTGCCGCGAATG CAACAACATTCTCTACCCCAAGGAGGACAAGGACCAGAAGATTCTCCTCTACGCGTGCCGCAACTGCGATCACCAG GAGGTTGCTGATAACAACTGCGTCTACAGAAATGAGATACACCACTCGGTTGGGGAACGCACTCAAATCTTGCAAGATGTAGCTGCAGATCCAACTCTACCTCGCACAAAAGCTGTGCGCTGTGCTCAGTGCAAGCATGGAGAAGCTGTCTTCTTTCAG GCAACTGCTAGAGGAGAGGAGGGGATGACTTtgttctttgtttgctgcaaccCCAACTGTGGCTACAGGTGGAGGGACTAA